A window of Malania oleifera isolate guangnan ecotype guangnan chromosome 2, ASM2987363v1, whole genome shotgun sequence genomic DNA:
AACAGACTTCCTCTCACACTTAAACACCACCAGCAAACTCCACGTGCAATTGTAACCCATCTTTGGCCATCCTCTGTTACGAGAAACCGTACCTTGACCATCTCAAATCTCTCAACACTCCTAAACGTTTCTCATGGCTGGGGCCTCATCTTCCAAGCGGGTTCCTGATTTGAATGTGGCACCAGAGGTGCCATTCTGTTCTAATGCTCTCGGCTCCTTCCAactctctcctcagttccaaaAAGAAATGCTGAGGAATGAGACAGTACTGGCCTCGATGTCTGATCCCGGCATAGCCATCCAGGCACTCTATCACAGTGCCCAGGCGATGTCCTCAACATCTCACCTAGCCCGTCGTCTGCAGAGACAGAACGAGACTGTGACCCTCCTTGGGAATGAAACCTACATCTTACGGACGAAATACCAAGAGGAACAGCAGAAAACGAGGGAGTTAAGGcaagaaaataatatgttaaaacGGGAGGTTGATGATTTGAGAAAAATGGTAGCAGTTTACTCCAACGACCTTGGGCCTAGAATAGCTGAGTTAGAGAAAAGCCGGGAGGACATCCAGCGGGAGCAAAAACGGCTCAAAATCATGGCGTATGGAAAAGGTCCGACTTCTCGTTCTTCAGCCTGAAATGAAAATCCGTCTGTACGTGACCTGGaaaagatcattttttttttttttttttttttgttttttttttttttttttttttttttgtgggttttgggagagttctggttgtaatctcccaggaccatgactgtaaccacggtattcctccgccataagtgagggcaattaataaaatctgagtgttttctctttcccatttttttatttttttatttttattactgaGGACAATAGTGTTGCTGGTACACTGAACCGGGTTGTAATATCCTCTGAATGGCTTGTTATGGATGTAAAAATTTGGGTCCCGAGGGTACAACGACCAAACCCCTACGTTGATTGGCTATGGATGTAACAGGATTAATCAAGAATTTATTCAAtcaggcaagtatgaatgaatggcgCTCTACTGCTATATGTATGCGTGTTACTAAATTGCGATGCTTGAATGCAGGGGCatgttgttatatatacatgatgtCTGTTACATAATATGTCTGTATGCTGCTTCCTATAATGGGAATGCCTTTCACtaaatgcatgaggatgcatgacgtgcatgcatgaaatgtatgaggatGCATGGCCCTTCTTCTCGATCCCGGATCTTGGCCACACTTTTAGGTTCTAGTATGGCACGATGGTACCCGACTTCGCCTTAAATGGAACTCAACAACTGCCCTGGTTTCATCCATACACTATTAGTCTTTACCGCGTTTCGGATTCCAAAAGGGTTTCGAAATCTGGCCCAGTGCTTTTCTCGTCACGGGTCTGaccattttcaaatttctacaggcactcaaaatctgccccagtgtctgACTGTCAGTACTTTTTCCGAAGATACTCAACCTTTGTTCTGTCAACGCTTTCCTCAAAATCCAAAGATGCTCAATTTCTGCCCCAGTGTCTGGCTGTCAATACTTTCCATGATCTTCCAAACTTAGGGATTGTTTAAGATCTAACTTGGTAGTTAATCACTGACGCTTCCACAGATTCCCAAACCTCGAAGAAGTACGCCGAATCTGACCCAACATTCCTTCATTACCGATGTTTGACATGCTTTAGGCTCCCCATTGGTGCCTGAACACCCTCCCGGTGTATTAGGTTCCTGATTTTTGACCTCAATAAACGGGGAATCCCtaataatgagaataatcatgcatttatgtCTTTAATGTGCTGAATCAGGTCGTCAATTTGTGCGAAATAGTTGTTctgttacattcaaaatttattcaggaaaaagataagttttacaACAGCATCCCTTGTTTTAAAAGGTATCGACATTAATTTGTGAAAACTAAAACCTCTTGTTTTCGCGAAAACTGCCCCTGTTTCAActagaaggagactagcccttttGGTACTGTAAGGTTGAATAGTGCCTTTAGGTCCATTGTTTGCTCAAGGTTTATTTTGGTACTTTGCTTCATATTTCGATCTctggatggtctttaagactcgggacgaaacgtaggcttggggatttaggttttcagaagaataaggaaaccaaggctcaaaaacccATCCCATGGCAACAAATCCTGCCCCAGTTTGGGGCGAGACATTTTTGCGAGAGTTTGACCGAACTCgtccttttgaacaagctgcctacgtaccttttcaggatcaggtcattacgtagttcagactcgtcattgagtctgacaaatcattagagacaacaacgtatacaaatctggtcaggacttcatttggaccgtaatgtaggctggggggttataggttaaagaagaaaaaggttaaataaggctcaaaatcataattttcattaagagtaatttggtcaaggatcacatgcgtagtatgtcctttattttctttctcttttcttctttctctttccatgtgcttttactgctcccttttgtttttctctttcatgaagggattttgtcatttttgtttgaacttcatttgggactgatttcttttaaactgccccagtgtgtggtgtgatcctttgacgggttaatcaataaatgaatttttcaggctcaaaagggcttgcaagagatttcttctttgaatttcttttgggtagcagaaaaatggcctgccatcattttgatagcccattgttgtctcgcATGATTTGTCTGACCCTTGAAAATCCCAACCcggtttaaattttgggaaatgacttTTTCAAAGAAGATGGTTTTGATTTCAAAGCTCAAAAAGGTTCATCAAGTGATTAAAAACATTAGGTTCTTTAAGGGAGCTGGTGGTCCAAAAATGGCCCTCCGTCATCTAATCGAAACAATGAGCAAAGAGGGAACCTATGAAATAACACTGTGATCCTttcattaatttcttttggagatgtatacaaccattaggcataatatttctttacagcaTCAGAGTTAACAGGGTGCAATAGGTCAGTTCCGTCCATATTTGCCAACAGCAGGGCACCTCCTGAGAACGCCTTCTTTACAACGTAAGGCCCTTCATAGTTTGGTGTCCACTTGCCACGAGGGTCTGTATGAATCGGTAAAATCTTTTCAGCACTAGGTCCCCCTCCTGAAACTGTCGGGGCCGCACTTTTCGGTTAAACGCTCTCATCATCCTTCTTTGGTATAGTTGTCCATGGGCCATGGCGGCCATCCTTTTCTCCTCAATCAAGTTTAACTGGTCATATCGGGATTGTACCCACTCTGCCTCAGCCAACTCTACTTCTTTTAGAACTCTTAGAGATGGGATCTCAACTTCTACAGGGACCACTGCCTCCATTCCGTACACCAAAGAGAAGGGAGTAGCGCCCGTGGAGGTTCTAGTCGTAGTCCTGTAAGCCATTAGGGCGAAGGGAGCTTGTCATGCCAATCTCTGtaagtttctgtcatcttctccAAATGTTCTTAATGTTTTTGTTGGCTGCTTCCACCGCGCCATTCATCTGTGGTCTATAAGGCGTTGAATTGTGATGCTAACCTTGAACTGATTGCATAGCTGGTCATTACTGCGTTGTTTCAGGTTCTTGGCATTATCCGTGATTATTCTCTCAGGAACTCCGTACCGGCAGATCAACTCTCTTTTGACGAAACGACTCACTACATTCTGTGTGATACTGGAATACGAGGCGGCTTCTACCCATTTAGTGAAATAATCGATTGCCACAAAGATGAAACGGTGTCCGTTACTGGCTTTTGGGCTTATTGGcccgatcacatccatgccccaggcTGAAAAGGGCCAAGGTGCGGAGAGAACATGAAGTGGGGCTGGTGGGACTTGGATCCGATCACCGTAAACTTGGCACTTATGGCACTTTCGGGCGTAGTCAATGCAATCTCtctccatggtcatccaataatACCCACTCCTAAGTATTTTTCGTGCCAATGAGTGGCCTCCAGCGTGGGTACCCGCAGACTCCCTCGTGAACCTCACGCGTGACTTGTTGGGCTTCCTGTGCCTCTACACACCGTAGGAGGGTCATGTcatgatttcttttgtacaaaactTCACCATCTAAGAAGAAACCCATGGCCAACCTTCTAATAGTCCTCCGATCATTATTGGATGCCCCTTCAGGATACTCATTTTTCTGGAtgtaggttttgatatcataaaacCACGGTTTTCCGTCAACCTCCTCTATCACCGTGCAGTAGGCAGGTTCGGGTTGTACTCTGATATGAATAGCTTCGATCTTCACCCATTCTTCTACCTTGAATAAAGCTGCCAGTGTGGCTAGTGCATCAGACATTACATTGTTTTCTCTTGGTGTGTGAGAGAAACTGATACTGTCAAACTCTTCTATTATCCTTTGAATGTACTCTCGATACGGTACTAACTTGGAATCGCGAGTTTCCCATTCTCCGGTTAGCTGGTGAATGACTAAGGCCGAGTCTCCTCTTACTATTAGTCGCTTGACACCCCGATCTAAAGCGGTCTGCAAACCCAATATACATGCCTCGTATTCGGCTATGTTGTTAGTACAAGAAAAGATGAGCTTAGCTACCACCGGATAATGTTTCCCATCTGGTGACATGAGCACTGCGCCTATCCCACGTCCCCAAACATTGACTGCCCCATCGAACAACATCCTCCATTCTTCGAAGTCTTCTTCCTCTTGGGTTAGGGAGTTTATATTCTGGTCTGGGAATTCGAACTCCATAGGTTGGTAATCCTCCACGGCTCTTTCAGCTAGGTATTCGGCAATGACACTACCTTTGATAGCTTTCCTGGTGACATAAGAAATATCATATTCCGTCAACAACATCTGCCATCGTGCTACTCGTCCAGTTACTACGGGCTTTTCAAACACGTACTTTATTGGGTCCATTTTGGAGATCAGCCAG
This region includes:
- the LOC131148162 gene encoding uncharacterized protein LOC131148162, which gives rise to MDPIKYVFEKPVVTGRVARWQMLLTEYDISYVTRKAIKGSVIAEYLAERAVEDYQPMEFEFPDQNINSLTQEEEDFEEWRMLFDGAVNVWGRGIGAVLMSPDGKHYPVVAKLIFSCTNNIAEYEACILGLQTALDRGVKRLIVRGDSALVIHQLTGEWETRDSKLVPYREYIQRIIEEFDSISFSHTPRENNVMSDALATLAALFKVEEWVKIEAIHIRVQPEPAYCTVIEEVDGKPWFYDIKTYIQKNEYPEGASNNDRRTIRRLAMGFFLDGEVLYKRNHDMTLLRCVEAQEAQQVTREVHEGVCGYPRWRPLIGTKNT